Proteins encoded within one genomic window of Dyadobacter chenhuakuii:
- a CDS encoding 3-keto-disaccharide hydrolase → MKSTFSKHYATALLAFALSLQISFAQAPENLSFRPLFNGKNLDGWIDVNTSKETWKVKNGTLICSGKPIGVMRSDKQYENFILEVEWKHMEAGGNSGVFVWSEGTPQENDPLTKAVEVQMLELDYAPQHNATEDYVHGELFPTMGMTAIPDNPRGIRSKSLEKRCKGKGEWNKYVVVCVDGTVKLSVNGKFVNGLRNSERKRGYICLEAEGAEIHFRNMRIMELPDGITSAAQTAPLVN, encoded by the coding sequence ATGAAAAGTACTTTTTCAAAACATTATGCGACGGCCTTGCTGGCTTTCGCCCTCTCGCTGCAAATCAGCTTTGCGCAGGCTCCTGAAAATCTTTCATTCCGGCCGCTCTTCAATGGCAAAAACCTCGATGGGTGGATTGATGTAAACACGTCGAAGGAAACCTGGAAAGTAAAAAACGGAACATTGATCTGTTCCGGTAAGCCCATTGGCGTGATGCGGTCCGACAAGCAGTATGAAAATTTTATCCTGGAAGTGGAGTGGAAACATATGGAAGCAGGCGGGAATTCGGGCGTTTTCGTATGGAGCGAAGGCACGCCGCAGGAAAATGACCCGCTGACCAAAGCGGTTGAGGTCCAAATGCTGGAACTGGATTACGCGCCCCAGCACAATGCGACAGAAGATTACGTGCACGGCGAGCTGTTCCCGACCATGGGTATGACAGCCATTCCGGATAACCCCCGCGGCATCAGAAGCAAATCCCTCGAAAAGCGCTGTAAAGGCAAAGGCGAGTGGAATAAATATGTGGTGGTGTGTGTAGACGGAACCGTGAAGCTTTCTGTTAATGGCAAGTTTGTCAACGGTTTGCGGAACTCTGAAAGAAAACGCGGCTACATTTGCCTGGAAGCCGAAGGCGCTGAAATCCATTTCCGTAACATGCGCATTATGGAATTGCCCGATGGCATTACCAGCGCAGCACAAACCGCCCCGCTAGTCAACTGA
- the rplM gene encoding 50S ribosomal protein L13: MDTLSYKTISANKNTVNKEWVVVDAQDAILGRLASEVAKIIRGKHKANYTPHVDCGDNVIIINADKIKLTGKKMTDKIYVRHTGYPGGQRFQTPRELLEKHPGRVIEKAVRGMLPKNRLGRRLFTNLFVYADATHPHSAQQPKEIQL, translated from the coding sequence GTGGATACGTTAAGCTACAAAACCATCTCGGCGAACAAAAACACAGTGAACAAGGAGTGGGTTGTTGTGGATGCTCAGGATGCAATTTTAGGCCGTTTGGCAAGTGAAGTTGCGAAAATTATCAGAGGCAAGCACAAGGCAAATTACACTCCTCATGTGGACTGTGGTGATAATGTTATCATTATCAACGCCGATAAAATCAAGTTGACAGGTAAGAAAATGACCGACAAAATTTATGTTCGTCATACGGGTTACCCAGGAGGTCAGCGTTTTCAAACTCCTCGTGAGTTGCTCGAAAAACACCCAGGTCGTGTAATCGAGAAAGCCGTAAGAGGCATGCTTCCAAAGAACCGTTTGGGACGTCGTTTATTCACAAATCTGTTTGTTTATGCTGATGCAACACACCCGCACAGCGCTCAGCAACCAAAAGAAATCCAGTTGTAA
- the rpsI gene encoding 30S ribosomal protein S9: protein MEVINTIGRRKTAVARIYMTPGKGDIKVNGRDYKEYFPFEVHQIVLQQPFAVISGGNGYDLKVNVRGGGISGQAEAIRMAVSRALCEYNGEFRGALKKEGFLTRDPRMVERKKYGRAKARKRFQFSKR from the coding sequence ATGGAAGTTATCAACACAATAGGTAGAAGAAAAACAGCCGTGGCCCGTATTTATATGACGCCCGGTAAAGGAGATATCAAAGTAAACGGTCGCGATTACAAAGAATACTTTCCATTTGAAGTTCACCAGATCGTTCTTCAGCAACCTTTTGCTGTGATCAGCGGAGGCAATGGTTATGATCTTAAAGTAAATGTAAGAGGCGGTGGAATTTCAGGACAGGCGGAAGCAATCCGTATGGCTGTTTCCCGCGCACTTTGCGAATACAACGGAGAATTCCGTGGCGCGTTGAAAAAAGAAGGATTCCTTACTCGTGACCCTCGTATGGTTGAACGTAAGAAATACGGTCGCGCTAAGGCTCGTAAGAGATTCCAGTTCTCGAAACGTTAA